Proteins encoded within one genomic window of Nonomuraea gerenzanensis:
- the egtB gene encoding ergothioneine biosynthesis protein EgtB produces the protein MTDIKERIAKELQAVRDRSLTYTEAEDDLLVRQHSPLMSPLVWDLAHVGNYEELWVLRAAAGITPLRPEIDDIYDAFKTPRKDRPTLPFLRPTEARGYIEGVRGRVLDVLDRIDLEGPSPLHRDGFVFGLVIQHEHQHDETMLATLQLSGQPGLVRDGDLPPGRAEGPEEVHVPAGPFLMGTDTLPWAYDNERPATWVDLPGYWIDRLPVGNRAYLAFIEDGGYDDPRWWTPEGWQWRQRRGITAPLFWTRDGGAWHRDRFGRVEPVPMDEPVQHVSWYEADAYARWAGKRLPTEAEWEKACGWDPQARRSRRYPWGEADPTPALANLGHRASHPAPLGAYPEGASAYGAEQMVGDVWEWTGTWFDGYPGFRSFPYKEYSEVFFGQEYRVLRGGSWAADPAAVRTTFRNWDYPIRRQIFTGFRCARSELV, from the coding sequence ATGACGGACATCAAGGAACGCATCGCCAAGGAGCTCCAAGCGGTGCGCGACCGCTCACTCACCTACACCGAAGCCGAGGACGACCTCCTCGTCCGCCAGCACTCCCCCCTCATGTCCCCCCTCGTCTGGGACCTCGCGCACGTCGGCAACTACGAGGAGCTGTGGGTCCTGCGAGCCGCGGCAGGCATCACCCCGCTCCGCCCCGAGATCGACGACATCTACGACGCCTTCAAGACCCCCCGCAAGGACCGCCCCACCCTGCCGTTCCTGCGCCCCACCGAGGCGCGCGGCTACATCGAGGGCGTACGCGGCCGCGTCCTCGACGTGCTCGACCGGATCGACCTGGAGGGCCCGTCCCCGCTGCACCGCGACGGTTTCGTGTTCGGCCTGGTGATCCAGCACGAGCACCAGCACGACGAGACCATGCTGGCCACGTTGCAGCTCTCCGGCCAGCCGGGCCTGGTGCGCGACGGCGACCTGCCGCCGGGCCGCGCCGAGGGGCCCGAGGAGGTGCACGTCCCGGCGGGGCCGTTCCTGATGGGCACCGACACGCTGCCGTGGGCCTACGACAACGAGCGCCCGGCGACCTGGGTGGACCTGCCGGGCTACTGGATCGACCGGCTCCCGGTCGGCAACCGCGCGTACCTGGCGTTCATCGAGGACGGCGGGTACGACGACCCGCGCTGGTGGACGCCCGAGGGCTGGCAGTGGCGGCAGCGGCGCGGCATCACCGCCCCGCTGTTCTGGACCAGGGACGGCGGCGCCTGGCACCGCGACCGCTTCGGCCGCGTCGAGCCCGTCCCCATGGACGAGCCCGTGCAGCACGTCAGCTGGTACGAGGCCGACGCCTACGCCCGCTGGGCGGGCAAGCGGCTGCCCACCGAGGCCGAGTGGGAGAAGGCGTGCGGCTGGGACCCGCAGGCGCGCCGGTCCAGGCGCTACCCGTGGGGCGAGGCCGACCCGACCCCCGCCCTGGCGAACCTCGGCCACCGCGCCTCCCACCCCGCCCCGCTCGGCGCCTACCCGGAGGGGGCCAGCGCCTACGGGGCCGAGCAGATGGTGGGCGACGTGTGGGAGTGGACCGGCACCTGGTTCGACGGGTATCCGGGGTTCCGGAGTTTCCCGTACAAGGAGTACAGCGAGGTGTTCTTCGGGCAGGAGTACCGCGTGCTGCGCGGCGGCTCCTGGGCGGCGGACCCGGCGGCGGTGCGCACCACGTTCAGGAACTGGGACTACCCGATCCGCAGGCAGATCTTCACCGGCTTCCGCTGCGCCCGGTCGGAGCTGGTCTGA
- a CDS encoding sialidase family protein, which yields MRRLRTLGAAIGAVVAVAVTASPAAAAQPPTYTWHKQTLWKQYTSTDPATGATVTTCYRLPAVVKTGNNVLLAFAERRNRNNCADHGAFDVVMRRSTDNGVTWEASRTVLASTAGAALQGNATVVADSAGPVFLFTTSEPTATQTTPRTPKVQVSNDDGRTWSAPDDLSAEIKAPAGAGDWFATGPGHGIQLTRGGHAGRLVVPVYFAVGSRQSVRLVYSDDHGVTWRIGATATYDKATLKLGEQTLVERTDGSVLVIARNGAVPDDQTSVHGLARGVSRDGGLTFDGDFRADGAITAPPTHPALLRQRWDGGPYTRILLSAPATPKTNNNPVGMNVRSSFDEGATWRNYDGSTGNAGVRIDGDHAGYSDMTLLGNGAIGVLYEAGAARFRDEIRWNWFWESAIGLR from the coding sequence ATGCGGAGGTTACGCACGCTGGGTGCCGCGATCGGCGCCGTCGTGGCCGTGGCGGTGACCGCCTCGCCCGCCGCGGCGGCGCAGCCGCCCACGTACACGTGGCACAAGCAGACCCTGTGGAAGCAGTACACCAGCACCGACCCGGCCACCGGAGCGACGGTCACCACCTGCTACCGGCTCCCGGCCGTCGTCAAAACCGGGAACAACGTGCTGCTCGCCTTCGCCGAGCGGCGCAACAGGAACAACTGCGCCGACCACGGCGCGTTCGACGTCGTCATGCGCCGCTCCACCGACAACGGCGTCACCTGGGAGGCGAGCAGGACCGTCCTGGCCAGCACGGCGGGGGCGGCCCTGCAGGGGAACGCGACCGTGGTGGCCGACTCGGCCGGACCGGTGTTCCTGTTCACGACCTCCGAGCCGACCGCGACCCAGACCACGCCCCGCACCCCGAAGGTGCAGGTCAGCAACGACGACGGGCGTACGTGGTCGGCGCCGGACGACCTGTCCGCCGAGATCAAGGCCCCTGCCGGGGCGGGCGACTGGTTCGCGACCGGCCCGGGGCACGGCATCCAGCTCACGCGTGGCGGCCACGCGGGCCGGCTGGTCGTGCCCGTCTACTTCGCCGTGGGGAGCCGGCAGAGCGTGCGGCTGGTCTACAGCGACGACCACGGCGTCACCTGGCGGATCGGCGCGACGGCCACGTACGACAAGGCGACGCTCAAGCTGGGCGAGCAGACGCTGGTCGAGCGGACCGACGGCAGCGTCCTCGTGATCGCCCGCAACGGCGCCGTCCCCGACGACCAGACCTCCGTCCACGGGCTGGCCCGCGGCGTGAGCCGCGACGGCGGCCTGACCTTCGACGGCGACTTCCGCGCCGACGGCGCCATCACCGCCCCGCCGACCCACCCCGCTCTGCTCCGCCAGCGCTGGGACGGCGGCCCGTACACCCGCATCCTGCTGTCGGCGCCCGCCACCCCCAAGACGAACAACAACCCTGTGGGCATGAACGTGCGCTCCTCCTTCGACGAGGGCGCGACCTGGCGCAACTACGACGGCAGCACCGGGAACGCGGGGGTGCGCATCGACGGCGACCACGCGGGCTACTCCGACATGACGCTTCTCGGCAACGGGGCGATCGGGGTGCTGTACGAGGCGGGGGCGGCTCGCTTCCGTGACGAGATCCGGTGGAACTGGTTCTGGGAGAGCGCCATCGGCCTGCGCTGA
- a CDS encoding NAD(P)-dependent oxidoreductase: protein MRMGVFGATGIIGSRVVAEAVRRGHDVTAFTRDASRILADPGQVGWRVADVLDVSGATSAIAGQDVIVNALNAGRDIPDTIANAHVLPAAARSLLEALESHPTARLIVVGGAGSLEVSPGLQVVDTEGFAEGLPEHLGVPVEYVKVVLAHREALALYRLSNRNWTYLSPSAGRVEPGERTGRFRVGGDQLLVRADGTSDISAEDLAVAVVDEAELPRHVQRRFTVGY, encoded by the coding sequence ATGCGCATGGGAGTGTTCGGGGCCACGGGGATCATCGGGTCGCGCGTCGTCGCGGAGGCGGTGCGGCGGGGGCATGACGTCACCGCGTTCACCAGGGACGCCTCCCGCATCCTCGCCGATCCGGGGCAGGTCGGGTGGCGGGTCGCGGACGTCCTCGACGTGTCCGGCGCGACGAGCGCCATCGCCGGTCAGGACGTGATCGTGAACGCGCTGAACGCCGGCCGCGACATCCCCGACACGATCGCCAACGCCCACGTGCTGCCCGCCGCCGCCCGGTCGTTGCTCGAAGCGCTGGAGTCGCACCCCACCGCCAGGCTGATCGTCGTGGGAGGGGCGGGCAGCCTGGAGGTAAGCCCCGGGCTGCAGGTGGTGGACACCGAAGGCTTCGCGGAAGGGCTGCCCGAGCACCTCGGCGTCCCGGTGGAGTACGTCAAGGTCGTGCTGGCCCACCGCGAGGCGCTGGCGCTCTACCGCTTGTCCAACCGCAACTGGACCTACCTGAGCCCGTCGGCGGGCCGCGTCGAGCCCGGCGAGCGTACCGGCCGGTTCCGGGTGGGCGGCGACCAGCTCCTGGTCCGCGCGGACGGCACCAGCGACATCTCCGCCGAGGACCTGGCCGTGGCCGTCGTGGACGAGGCCGAGCTGCCCCGGCATGTTCAGCGACGCTTCACCGTCGGTTACTGA
- the egtD gene encoding L-histidine N(alpha)-methyltransferase, whose product MPVTQSTVHVISHLDRDYLRQALEHDVTTGLTSTPKWLPPKWFYDAAGSELFSRITRLPEYYPTRRELAILRAQATDLAAVSRADTLVELGSGTSEKTVLLLDALSAAGTLRGYTPVDVDAVTLEAAARRLAGRYPGLAVRAVCADFERHLALLPRNGRRMVAFLGGTIGNLDPAARAVFLKELRATLRVGDTFLLGADLVKDTGRLVAAYDDTAGVTAEFNRNVLRVINRELDADFEPEAFEHVALYDERHDWIEMRLRASRAMRVRVGGLGLAVSFEAGEEMRTEISAKFRAEGLRAELAAAGFGVRRHYTDPAGDFALVLAEA is encoded by the coding sequence GTGCCCGTCACCCAGTCCACCGTGCATGTGATCAGCCATCTTGACCGCGACTACCTGCGCCAGGCCCTCGAACACGACGTCACCACCGGCCTGACGTCCACCCCCAAGTGGCTGCCGCCCAAGTGGTTCTACGACGCCGCCGGCAGCGAGTTGTTCTCCCGTATCACCCGGTTGCCCGAGTACTACCCGACCCGGCGCGAGCTGGCCATCCTGCGCGCGCAGGCCACCGACCTGGCGGCAGTCTCCCGCGCGGACACGCTGGTCGAGCTGGGCTCCGGCACCAGCGAGAAGACCGTGCTGCTGCTGGACGCGCTCTCGGCGGCCGGCACCCTGCGCGGCTACACGCCCGTGGACGTGGACGCCGTCACCCTGGAGGCCGCGGCACGCCGGCTGGCGGGCCGCTACCCGGGGCTGGCCGTACGGGCCGTGTGCGCCGACTTCGAACGCCACCTGGCGCTGCTGCCCCGCAACGGGCGGCGGATGGTGGCCTTCCTCGGCGGCACCATCGGCAACCTCGATCCGGCCGCCCGCGCGGTGTTCCTCAAGGAGCTGCGGGCCACGCTGCGGGTGGGCGACACGTTCCTGCTGGGGGCCGACCTGGTGAAGGACACCGGGCGGCTGGTGGCCGCTTACGACGACACGGCGGGGGTGACGGCCGAGTTCAACAGGAACGTGCTGCGCGTGATCAACCGGGAGCTGGACGCCGACTTCGAGCCCGAGGCGTTCGAGCACGTGGCCCTGTACGACGAGCGGCACGACTGGATCGAGATGCGGCTGCGGGCCTCGCGGGCCATGCGGGTGCGGGTCGGGGGGCTGGGGCTGGCGGTGTCGTTCGAGGCGGGGGAGGAGATGCGTACCGAGATCAGCGCCAAGTTCCGGGCGGAGGGGCTGCGGGCGGAGCTCGCGGCGGCCGGGTTCGGGGTGCGGCGCCATTACACCGATCCCGCGGGTGACTTCGCGCTGGTTCTGGCCGAGGCGTGA
- the egtC gene encoding ergothioneine biosynthesis protein EgtC, which translates to MCRHAAWLGAERPLASLIDEPEHGLLKQSYAPRRQRHGLINADGYGMGWYVSGRHEPVRYRRSVPIWTDANLPGLAATARSTCLLAAVRSATVGMPVEESATAPFTDGAWLLSHNGRVVRDAVRDLCDGAESTCDAAWVAAAVFQRGRAGADLGEALSEVVVRAGEKDPAARLNLLAADGTTIVATVWGDTLFHHRTHDGVLVASEPLDDLPGWQAVPERSLLTVTRDDIAVQPL; encoded by the coding sequence GTGTGCAGGCACGCCGCCTGGCTGGGCGCCGAGCGCCCGCTCGCCTCGCTCATCGACGAGCCCGAGCACGGCCTGCTCAAGCAGTCGTACGCGCCGCGCCGCCAGCGTCACGGGCTGATCAACGCCGACGGGTACGGCATGGGCTGGTACGTCAGCGGACGCCATGAACCGGTGCGCTACCGCCGTTCCGTGCCCATCTGGACCGACGCCAACCTGCCGGGGCTCGCCGCCACGGCCCGCTCGACGTGCCTGCTGGCGGCCGTGCGTTCGGCCACCGTGGGCATGCCGGTCGAGGAGAGCGCCACCGCGCCGTTCACCGACGGGGCCTGGCTGCTCAGCCACAACGGCCGCGTCGTCCGCGACGCTGTCAGGGACCTCTGCGACGGCGCCGAGAGCACCTGCGACGCCGCCTGGGTGGCCGCCGCCGTGTTCCAGCGCGGGCGCGCCGGCGCCGACCTGGGCGAGGCGCTGTCCGAGGTCGTCGTACGGGCGGGGGAGAAGGACCCCGCCGCCCGCCTGAACCTGCTCGCCGCCGACGGCACGACCATCGTCGCGACCGTCTGGGGCGACACCCTCTTCCACCACCGAACCCACGACGGCGTGCTGGTGGCCAGCGAGCCGCTCGACGACCTGCCCGGCTGGCAGGCCGTGCCCGAGCGCAGCCTGCTCACCGTCACCCGCGACGACATCGCCGTCCAGCCCTTGTGA
- a CDS encoding TetR/AcrR family transcriptional regulator: MIEGSRRERLRAQTAREIKETAMALLAEGGPGAVTLRAIGRRMGMTAGALYGYYATRDDLLTALIDDVYTGLMDEIDRACGVLPADDAAGRLMAWAQTFRGWATANPEGFRLVYGEPVPDYRPPPGGPAPEAERRACAGLVSLVAAAWPYAAGRQRDGGYDWGDFGPGLADEVRASHPELPPAAVAVALRVWGRMHGLVALEVHGHLRAQARHPEKLYREEILDLIASLGLVVGE; the protein is encoded by the coding sequence GTGATCGAGGGGAGCAGGCGGGAGCGGCTCCGGGCGCAGACGGCCCGGGAGATCAAGGAGACCGCCATGGCGCTACTGGCGGAGGGCGGGCCGGGCGCGGTCACGCTGCGCGCCATCGGCCGCCGGATGGGCATGACGGCCGGGGCGCTCTACGGCTACTACGCCACCCGCGACGACCTGCTCACGGCGCTCATCGACGACGTGTACACCGGGCTGATGGACGAGATCGACCGGGCGTGCGGCGTCCTGCCCGCCGACGACGCCGCGGGACGGCTGATGGCGTGGGCGCAGACGTTCCGGGGGTGGGCCACCGCCAATCCCGAGGGGTTCCGGCTGGTCTACGGGGAGCCGGTCCCGGACTACCGGCCGCCGCCGGGCGGGCCCGCGCCGGAGGCCGAGCGGCGGGCCTGTGCGGGGCTCGTCTCGCTGGTGGCCGCCGCGTGGCCGTACGCGGCGGGGCGGCAGCGCGACGGCGGATACGACTGGGGGGACTTCGGGCCTGGGCTGGCCGATGAGGTGCGGGCGTCCCATCCGGAGTTGCCACCTGCTGCCGTGGCGGTGGCGCTGCGGGTGTGGGGGCGGATGCACGGGCTGGTGGCGCTGGAGGTGCACGGGCATCTGCGGGCGCAGGCGCGGCATCCGGAGAAGTTGTATCGCGAGGAGATTCTGGACCTCATCGCGTCGCTGGGGCTGGTCGTCGGCGAGTGA
- a CDS encoding aminotransferase class V-fold PLP-dependent enzyme, whose product MAKLWRAARRVVPPGHLDAAGCNVPGDRVLDVMTAHLRLERERGGYGAVPDLTAARSALAALVALVAAAPDDGGPGGGMAGPGGGASGRAAARAEQVAFLESGTAATAALLGGWRLAAGSRIGCARTEYGSTLMLLRHLAAQRGWRLVELPVDGDARIDPDGVRARLASGLDLVVVSHIGSHHGVVQPAAEIGALCRAAEVPFVLDVCQSLGHVEVRGTGATAYVGTSRKWLAGPRGVGFLIVPGLTPAMDSPAPSLSGHLWNGSATSGVWDEPWPQDGDAARGEAMPERGGSVPVDGAARYESSEGAIAARVGLGVAVQEHHALGPAAVHAHLAELGRTARDLLDGAGGWRVAEPLDEPSALITLTPPPGDTAERAAARAAQASLLVGVVPTARAPLHLREPVLRVSPPPGTSPDTLRALARILAQP is encoded by the coding sequence GTGGCAAAGCTGTGGCGGGCGGCGCGGCGTGTGGTGCCGCCCGGGCATCTGGACGCGGCCGGCTGCAACGTGCCGGGCGACCGGGTGCTCGACGTGATGACGGCGCATCTGCGGCTGGAGCGCGAGCGCGGCGGCTACGGCGCCGTCCCCGACCTCACCGCCGCCCGCTCCGCCTTGGCCGCCCTGGTCGCCTTGGTCGCGGCCGCCCCAGACGATGGCGGGCCCGGGGGCGGGATGGCCGGGCCGGGCGGTGGCGCGTCCGGAAGGGCGGCGGCGAGGGCGGAGCAGGTGGCGTTCCTGGAGAGCGGGACGGCGGCGACGGCGGCGCTGCTGGGCGGCTGGCGGCTCGCGGCCGGCAGCCGGATCGGCTGTGCCCGCACCGAGTACGGCAGCACGCTGATGCTGCTGCGCCACCTCGCCGCCCAACGCGGCTGGCGGCTCGTCGAGCTGCCCGTGGACGGCGACGCCCGCATCGACCCCGACGGTGTACGGGCCCGGCTGGCGTCCGGGCTGGACCTCGTGGTCGTCTCGCACATCGGCTCCCACCACGGCGTCGTGCAACCAGCGGCGGAGATCGGCGCCCTGTGCCGGGCGGCGGAGGTGCCGTTCGTCCTGGACGTCTGCCAGTCGCTGGGCCACGTCGAGGTACGCGGAACGGGCGCCACCGCCTACGTGGGCACCTCCCGCAAGTGGCTGGCGGGCCCCCGCGGCGTCGGCTTCCTGATCGTGCCCGGCCTGACCCCGGCCATGGACTCCCCGGCCCCGTCCCTCAGCGGCCACCTGTGGAACGGCTCGGCGACCTCCGGCGTGTGGGACGAGCCATGGCCTCAGGATGGCGATGCGGCGCGGGGCGAGGCGATGCCCGAGCGGGGCGGGTCGGTGCCCGTGGACGGGGCGGCGCGTTACGAGAGCTCGGAGGGTGCCATCGCCGCCCGGGTCGGCCTGGGCGTCGCCGTCCAGGAGCACCACGCGCTCGGCCCGGCCGCCGTCCACGCCCACCTGGCGGAACTGGGCCGCACGGCGCGCGACCTGCTCGACGGGGCGGGAGGCTGGCGCGTGGCGGAACCGCTCGACGAGCCCTCAGCCCTCATCACCCTCACCCCACCACCCGGCGACACAGCCGAACGCGCCGCCGCCCGCGCCGCGCAGGCGTCCCTGCTGGTCGGCGTCGTCCCCACGGCCCGCGCCCCCCTGCACCTGCGCGAGCCCGTCCTCCGCGTCTCCCCACCCCCGGGCACCTCGCCGGACACCCTCCGAGCGCTTGCCCGCATCCTCGCCCAACCCTGA